Part of the Triticum urartu cultivar G1812 chromosome 2, Tu2.1, whole genome shotgun sequence genome, ATAAGCAAATACATAGCCAAACCATGCATTTTATCCTATGTGCATACTACTGCATATTTGGGGGAATACAGTAACTCGAGACACAAAAAATGTAGGGTAAACTTAAATCTTCAACTCACCTAGCTGTATCCGTGCACATATGCTAAATGACCTGCCATCTTTTTGCAACTGTGCAGATAAAACACTTAGCTTGTAGAACACATACCCAAGAACAATGTCCATGAAAAGGGTAGGTGTCGTTTTGCAGAGTTGGCAAAACGCAGCAAGAACTAGCAAAGCACCTGCATGTACCATAAAACATCTTTAGTAACTTATAAACCATATTACTTCAGCTCATCTTGAGTAGCACCATCAGTACCTTATAGACGACCAGACACCGTACACAATTTTCCGATGGAGGATTGCAGTCTAAACTAAAACATACTACTATCATGCATGATATTCAGTGTTAGTAAATGGGCTTAAATCGTCACTATATACATTACAATTTTGTTGTCTATACAGGGCCAAGCACTGCCTACAATTTTCCGATCTAGAATTGCGATCTAAACTAAAAGACGGCAGATCGTTAACAATATAATGATATTCAGTATTAGTGAACCGAGTAAGATTAACCCTTTTATACCTGAGAGAGTGCCGACATGGAAGCTGCGGCAGCGGAACAAGTTGCCGGCGGCCATGATCTCGCGCAGCGTGAGGATGATGGATTCGAGCGGGCCAGCGACCAGGGCATGCCATATAGCATCTAGTTCTTTCCTGCCCTGCCCAACTGGAATAAAATCGGCAAGAGGAAAAAACTCGGCGTCTTCTTCGAGCAGCGCCTCGCCCCACCAAGGGCCAGGCGGCATGGATTCCGAGTCTGAGTCGAAGTTGTGAGCGTAGCTCCAGGGAGTAGGGGCGCTGCAGTACAGCTTCGAGCCGGTTCCATCGGTACGGCTGTCGCGGCCGAGGAAACCGGCGCTGCGCGCCCATAGGGATGGCCTAACGGCGCCGGCGGCGCAGCCGCACCGGAGAAAACACGAGATGCTGGCTGACTTTATTGCCATGCTTCGAGATTTTAGGATTTTGAGGATTGGATTCAGATTGATTCGGCCGGAGGGAGGGGAGGGCAAAGGCAAAGggggcggcgagggaggagaggCATGGAAGAGGGGGTCGCTCGCTCACACGGTCGCTCACCTGGGTCTTCCCACGGCCTGCGACCTGGCTGGACCGGCCCAGCGAAGGGGCCCTGTAGCGAGAACAGAGGAGCACGCTAAGTGGACCGGCCCAGTACTATTAGTTCGCCAACTTCGTTCCTTTTTACTTTTCCTTTTCTTATTTTCAGACATTCTAGAAAATCATTTCGTTAATTTAATTTAACAAATAAAAAATGCTCTCTACGATTATATAAAATCTTTAAATGGTGTAAAAAATTAGTTACCTCAATATTTTTACAATGTTGATAGCATTCAAAGAAATGCTCGtgacatttaaaaaatgttcacacaTTTCAACAAAATTTACATGACATttaaataaatatatatatataatgtaaaAAATCTTTGTGTAACTCGTAAAAAAGTGTTTTgtaaaattcaaataaaatgtacATTATAGTGGAAAAGGTGTTCATGAGTTTTAGAAATATTTTcatgaaatttgtaaaaatgatTATGGAATGTAAACGAAAATGTCCGTATAGTTAAAAAATTGCATCAGACAAAAAAAATGTTTTAATGTGTGCTAGAAAAAACTTTAACacgaattcaaaaaatgttttaAAACATTATTTCGAAAAAATAACAtgtatttgattttttttaagtATGCCAAAACCTTGAGGTAAATAATTGGTGCTTGCTTAGTAAATGGTTATATAGCTTTCTGCGGAGGACGAGAGTATGTGGATACAATTATCGAGTAACAAGTATCTGCAATCCAAGACCCTCGCACAAGTAATGTTTGTAGCCAAGTGGTTCACCTTTTTGGAAGGGGCTGATGGAAACAAAGGTTGCCTTTTTCAATAGGACCAAATTCATTGTAGGGAACGGTAGTACAACTAGGTTTTTGGAATATACATATCTAGGGGACGCGCCAGTGGCCACACAATATCCAACCCTTTTGTAAACGTAAAGAGGCTTTTGTAAGTATAATTCTACGATCGGTTCCCTTCATTCAGTTCATGATATCCCTAGTGGGGGGTGATGGGACAGATGACTACATCTTGTCCGCATGTTGATGGATGTTAACATTTCTGATGAGCCAGATACACTACACTGGAAATTATCGATGTCAGGGGTATTATCAGTGAAATCTATGTATATAGATTTGTTAAACTCTGGTCCAATCCCAAAGTCGCTACACTTTTAAAAAATTAAGGTGCCTTCGAAAAAAGTCTTTATGTGGTTTGTTTCACAAGGGGATTGGTCTGTCAGTCAGGAAAGCACATCAAGTCGGTTAATAGCTCTGGTCCGGTTTCTAACTCGGTGAATTGGTATGGTCCGGAGGCCCGGCAATAAC contains:
- the LOC125540191 gene encoding uncharacterized protein LOC125540191, producing MAIKSASISCFLRCGCAAGAVRPSLWARSAGFLGRDSRTDGTGSKLYCSAPTPWSYAHNFDSDSESMPPGPWWGEALLEEDAEFFPLADFIPVGQGRKELDAIWHALVAGPLESIILTLREIMAAGNLFRCRSFHVGTLSGALLVLAAFCQLCKTTPTLFMDIVLGYVFYKLSVLSAQLQKDGRSFSICARIQLVLLLILSFKDNSAFQGFYRFLVELIWVLNIYMYFIMAYEATVGVKHGRLYWLAIYRWMQTKGGLMKVLKHTFLDIFGGNKKPVSIKRRNRKRQ